In a genomic window of Curtobacterium sp. MCBD17_035:
- a CDS encoding beta-galactosidase, which yields MTDLPSTGVAPVRSTLLEPTGSMIPDADPTRTSGTTTRSGATLTWADRRLYREGAPHRILSGALHYFRVHPDLWRDRVRRLADLGLNTVDTYVPWNFHQPHEQRAPRFDGWRDLERFLTVVGEEGLDAVVRPGPYICAEWSNGGLPSWLTARGVALRSSDPGFTGPVGSWFDELVPRVRDLQANRGGPVVALQVENEFGSYGDDHAYLLWNREALVSRGIDELLFTADGPTDLMLDGGSVPGTLAAVTMGSGPAAARRLQADRRPEEPFVVAEYWNGWFDHWGEPHHVRSVASATSTLSGILDDHGSVSVYMAHGGTNFGLWAGANELDGVLQPTVTSYDSDAPIAEDGTLTPKFHAMRAELGVDGSVPLRVAAQPSHLPPRTIALQRRADLLPGLRAVGERSVFRPLPAAYEDLGLDAGLVVHVAFPRIPAGVHELTLTEVRDRAVVLVDGAPVGVIDGPSGSVTVTGTGDAIRLEVVVESLGRVNYGPLLGGRKGLLGPVLVDRRMVQGWESVAVPLQDLGPDQLDAATSAPVTRATTAPASGFATATLDVDEPADTFLALPGSTKGFVWVNGFLLGRYWEIGPQVTLYCPAPLLRPGANTVTVLDLERLGTVLELRDGPELGPAEEYVEEF from the coding sequence GTGACGGACCTGCCCTCGACCGGCGTCGCGCCGGTGCGCTCGACCCTGCTCGAACCGACCGGATCGATGATCCCGGACGCGGATCCGACGAGGACCAGTGGGACGACGACCCGCTCCGGAGCGACCCTCACGTGGGCGGACCGCCGCCTGTACCGCGAGGGCGCACCCCACCGGATCCTCTCGGGAGCCCTCCACTACTTCCGCGTCCATCCCGACCTGTGGCGGGACCGTGTCCGGCGCCTCGCAGACCTCGGGCTCAACACGGTGGACACGTACGTGCCCTGGAACTTCCACCAGCCGCACGAGCAGCGCGCTCCCCGGTTCGACGGTTGGCGGGACCTCGAGCGGTTCCTGACCGTCGTCGGCGAGGAAGGCCTCGACGCCGTCGTCCGCCCCGGACCGTACATCTGCGCCGAGTGGTCGAACGGGGGCCTCCCGAGCTGGCTCACCGCCCGCGGGGTCGCGCTCCGCAGCTCCGACCCGGGTTTCACGGGCCCGGTCGGGTCGTGGTTCGACGAGCTGGTCCCCCGGGTGCGGGACCTGCAGGCGAACCGTGGCGGCCCCGTCGTCGCACTCCAGGTCGAGAACGAGTTCGGCAGCTACGGCGACGACCATGCCTACCTGCTCTGGAACCGCGAGGCCCTCGTGTCACGCGGGATCGACGAGCTGCTCTTCACGGCCGACGGCCCCACGGACCTCATGCTCGACGGGGGGAGCGTCCCGGGGACCCTCGCCGCCGTCACGATGGGCTCCGGGCCGGCGGCGGCGCGGCGGCTGCAGGCGGACCGCCGACCCGAGGAGCCGTTCGTCGTCGCCGAGTACTGGAATGGATGGTTCGACCACTGGGGCGAGCCACATCACGTCCGCTCCGTCGCGAGCGCGACGTCGACGCTGTCGGGCATCCTCGACGACCACGGCAGCGTCAGCGTGTACATGGCACATGGCGGCACGAACTTCGGCCTCTGGGCGGGCGCGAACGAACTCGACGGCGTCCTGCAGCCCACCGTCACCAGCTACGACTCCGACGCGCCCATCGCCGAGGACGGCACGCTGACCCCCAAGTTCCACGCCATGCGCGCCGAGCTCGGTGTCGACGGTTCGGTGCCGCTCCGCGTCGCAGCGCAACCATCACACCTGCCACCGCGGACGATCGCGCTGCAGCGCCGTGCGGACCTGCTCCCCGGCCTCCGGGCGGTCGGCGAGCGGTCGGTGTTCCGGCCGCTCCCCGCCGCGTACGAGGACCTCGGACTCGACGCGGGTCTCGTCGTCCACGTCGCGTTCCCTCGGATCCCCGCAGGCGTCCACGAACTCACCCTGACGGAGGTACGCGACCGCGCGGTGGTCCTGGTCGACGGGGCGCCGGTCGGCGTCATCGACGGCCCAAGCGGTTCCGTGACGGTCACCGGCACCGGTGACGCGATCCGTCTGGAGGTCGTGGTCGAGTCCCTGGGACGGGTGAACTACGGTCCGCTCCTCGGCGGCCGCAAGGGGTTGCTCGGGCCGGTGCTCGTCGACCGGAGGATGGTCCAGGGCTGGGAGAGCGTGGCAGTACCACTCCAGGACCTCGGCCCGGACCAGCTCGACGCCGCGACGAGCGCTCCCGTCACCCGAGCCACGACCGCACCGGCTTCCGGCTTCGCCACCGCGACCCTCGACGTCGACGAGCCGGCCGACACGTTCCTCGCCCTGCCTGGTTCGACCAAGGGCTTCGTGTGGGTCAACGGGTTCCTGCTCGGCCGCTACTGGGAGATCGGTCCGCAGGTCACCCTGTACTGCCCCGCCCCGCTCCTCCGTCCAGGCGCCAACACCGTCACCGTGCTCGATCTCGAACGCCTCGGCACCGTGCTCGAACTCCGGGACGGACCGGAACTCGGCCCAGCCGAGGAGTACGTCGAGGAGTTCTGA
- a CDS encoding sugar-binding domain-containing protein, which produces MHIDDAVPTTPASSSPAAPPVAAPTLPVASRQDGTHPRPQLIRGRWASLDGTWSFRHDDADAGLIAGWTAGLPDAGVITVPFPPESVASGVDEPGFHPVVWYARSISAEDLERAGRSAEASRVLLHFGAVDHRASVWIDGALVGTHEGGHTPFTIDVTASVDDGRTHTLVVRAEDDPHDVTQPRGKQDWHEEPHAIWYRRTTGIWQTVWLEAVPPVSVEALRWVPAGATAVALGVRLRGAARAGARVRVALRWEDRGEDLGTTEVTVPTATDTVDLVLPIARQVNGQAEDEIRWSPEHPRLVDATVTLLDPAGAVLDAVSSYLGLRTVAVDRGAFLLNDRPYDVRSVLNQGYWPDSNLTAPSPEALRREVELIKELGFTATRIHQKIEDPRFLFWADRLGLLVWGEAPGAYAFTPTAVQRLMREWMDAVERDVSHPSIVTWVPLNESWGIQHVPQDRAQQAYSRALADVTRALDPSRPVISNDGWEHTASDILTVHDYEGDGAVLARTYADAAARTAVLSGMGPATRRILVDGVEDQGQPVMLTEFGGVQYQPGARREDGWGYTAATDGDDYLDRVTALYDAIRASTFLAGSCYTQLTDTLQETNGLLTAEREPKVPIERIRRAVTGRG; this is translated from the coding sequence GTGCACATCGATGACGCTGTCCCGACGACGCCCGCTTCCTCGTCCCCGGCCGCTCCGCCGGTCGCCGCGCCGACCCTCCCGGTCGCGAGCCGGCAGGACGGCACCCATCCGCGACCGCAGCTCATCCGCGGACGATGGGCCTCCCTCGACGGCACCTGGTCGTTCCGCCACGACGACGCCGACGCAGGCCTGATCGCGGGCTGGACCGCGGGCCTCCCGGACGCCGGTGTGATCACCGTGCCGTTCCCGCCGGAGTCGGTCGCGTCGGGCGTGGACGAGCCGGGGTTCCACCCGGTGGTCTGGTACGCGCGGAGCATCTCCGCGGAGGATCTCGAGCGTGCCGGGCGTTCGGCCGAAGCGTCGCGGGTGCTGCTGCACTTCGGCGCGGTGGACCACCGCGCGAGCGTCTGGATCGACGGCGCACTCGTCGGGACGCACGAGGGTGGGCACACGCCGTTCACGATCGACGTCACCGCGTCCGTGGACGACGGCCGGACCCACACCCTGGTCGTCCGCGCCGAGGACGACCCCCACGACGTCACGCAGCCCCGCGGCAAGCAGGACTGGCACGAAGAGCCGCACGCGATCTGGTACCGGCGCACCACCGGGATCTGGCAGACCGTCTGGCTCGAGGCCGTACCGCCCGTGTCGGTCGAGGCGCTGCGGTGGGTGCCCGCGGGTGCGACCGCCGTCGCGCTCGGCGTCCGCCTGCGCGGCGCGGCACGGGCGGGCGCACGGGTGCGCGTGGCACTCCGCTGGGAGGACCGTGGCGAGGACCTCGGGACGACCGAGGTCACGGTGCCCACCGCCACAGACACGGTCGACCTCGTCCTGCCGATCGCCCGGCAGGTGAACGGGCAGGCCGAGGACGAGATCCGCTGGAGCCCGGAACACCCCAGGCTCGTCGACGCGACGGTCACCCTGCTCGACCCCGCCGGCGCGGTGCTCGACGCGGTGTCCTCGTACCTCGGGCTCCGGACCGTCGCGGTCGACCGGGGTGCGTTCCTGCTCAACGACCGGCCCTACGACGTCCGGAGCGTGCTCAACCAGGGGTACTGGCCGGACTCGAACCTCACGGCGCCCTCGCCGGAGGCCTTGCGGCGCGAGGTCGAGCTCATCAAGGAGCTCGGGTTCACCGCGACCCGGATCCACCAGAAGATCGAGGACCCGCGGTTCCTGTTCTGGGCGGACCGCCTCGGCCTCCTCGTCTGGGGCGAGGCGCCGGGTGCGTACGCGTTCACCCCGACGGCGGTGCAGCGGCTCATGCGGGAGTGGATGGACGCCGTGGAACGGGATGTGTCGCACCCGTCGATCGTGACCTGGGTGCCGCTCAACGAGAGCTGGGGCATCCAGCACGTGCCGCAGGACCGCGCCCAGCAGGCGTACTCGCGCGCCCTCGCCGACGTGACCCGGGCGCTCGACCCGTCACGGCCGGTCATCTCGAACGACGGCTGGGAGCACACCGCGTCGGACATCCTGACCGTGCACGACTACGAGGGTGACGGTGCCGTCCTCGCCCGCACCTACGCCGACGCGGCCGCCCGGACCGCGGTGCTGTCCGGGATGGGACCCGCCACCCGGCGGATCCTCGTCGACGGCGTGGAGGACCAGGGCCAGCCCGTCATGCTCACCGAGTTCGGGGGCGTGCAGTACCAGCCGGGCGCACGGCGCGAGGACGGTTGGGGCTACACGGCCGCGACCGACGGCGACGACTACCTCGACCGCGTCACGGCGCTGTACGACGCCATCCGAGCGAGCACGTTCCTGGCGGGCTCGTGCTACACGCAGCTGACGGACACGCTGCAGGAGACGAACGGGCTGCTCACCGCGGAGCGCGAGCCGAAGGTGCCGATCGAGCGGATCCGCCGCGCGGTCACCGGGCGCGGCTGA
- a CDS encoding LacI family DNA-binding transcriptional regulator → MDRVTLQDVADRAGISIGTVSNVVRGYQHVSPRMRARVQAAIDELGYRPNGLARSLATGRSRMLGLAFPDLRRPYFAELAHVFARVAESHGYRLLLIETGGTAEGERAVLADREAGTIDALVMHPQMLSAGELDAMRRGMPVVFLGEDPQPATSDQVAIDNVAAAEDAVAHLLGLGRRRIAFLGHEVGEASRTSTLRLEGYRRALAGAGLPDDPTLLVPRDVGDARGAEEALDAALDAGLRMDALLCRDDLAAIGALRSLRRHGITVPDDVAVIGWDAIELGASTDPSLTSVAPDTHGLAERALGLVLRELDGAHQGGAHHTVGHRILVRESAPTTPR, encoded by the coding sequence ATGGATCGCGTCACCCTGCAGGACGTGGCGGACCGGGCCGGCATCTCGATCGGGACGGTCTCGAACGTCGTGCGCGGGTACCAGCACGTCAGTCCGCGGATGCGCGCGCGGGTGCAGGCGGCCATCGACGAACTCGGCTACCGACCGAACGGACTCGCCCGGAGCCTGGCCACCGGACGATCCCGGATGCTCGGTCTCGCGTTCCCCGACCTCCGCCGCCCCTACTTCGCCGAACTCGCCCACGTGTTCGCGCGCGTGGCCGAGTCGCACGGCTACCGGCTGCTGCTCATCGAGACGGGTGGCACCGCGGAGGGCGAACGCGCGGTCCTCGCCGACCGTGAGGCCGGCACGATCGACGCCCTCGTCATGCACCCCCAGATGCTCAGCGCCGGCGAACTCGACGCGATGCGGCGCGGCATGCCGGTCGTGTTCCTCGGCGAGGACCCGCAGCCCGCCACCTCGGACCAGGTCGCGATCGACAACGTCGCCGCCGCCGAGGACGCCGTCGCGCACCTGCTCGGTCTCGGCCGACGCCGCATCGCGTTCCTCGGGCACGAGGTCGGCGAGGCCTCCCGGACCTCGACCCTCCGACTCGAGGGGTACCGGCGCGCACTGGCCGGGGCGGGCCTCCCGGACGACCCGACGCTCCTGGTCCCCCGCGACGTCGGCGACGCGCGGGGCGCGGAGGAGGCCCTCGACGCGGCGCTCGACGCCGGCCTGCGGATGGACGCCCTGCTGTGCCGCGACGACCTCGCCGCGATCGGTGCCCTCCGGTCGCTCCGCCGACACGGGATCACTGTCCCCGACGACGTCGCCGTCATCGGGTGGGACGCCATCGAGCTCGGCGCGAGCACGGACCCGAGCCTGACATCGGTCGCCCCCGACACGCACGGGCTCGCGGAACGGGCGCTCGGCCTCGTGCTCCGGGAACTCGACGGCGCGCACCAGGGCGGGGCGCACCACACGGTGGGGCACCGCATCCTCGTGCGCGAGAGCGCGCCGACGACGCCGCGCTGA
- a CDS encoding MazG nucleotide pyrophosphohydrolase domain-containing protein, whose translation MQIDELSDEVEQVSAFYAERHGIDRSDDWFVLKLNEEVGELTQAYLARAGQARDKGRSDVELEGDFRSELADVLAQVLLIARRFDVDLAEEVARKWLVWKPSH comes from the coding sequence GTGCAGATCGACGAGTTGAGTGACGAGGTCGAGCAGGTCTCCGCCTTCTACGCGGAGCGCCACGGCATCGATCGGTCCGATGACTGGTTCGTGTTGAAGCTCAACGAAGAGGTCGGGGAGCTGACGCAGGCGTACCTCGCCCGTGCCGGGCAGGCACGCGACAAGGGACGCTCCGACGTCGAGCTCGAGGGCGACTTCCGATCAGAGCTGGCGGACGTGCTCGCGCAGGTGCTGTTGATCGCGCGCCGCTTCGACGTCGACTTGGCCGAGGAGGTCGCTCGGAAGTGGCTCGTCTGGAAGCCTTCCCATTAG
- a CDS encoding ATP-binding protein, with amino-acid sequence MATLTLFSGLPGSGKTTLARRLEAEGKGVRLATDEWQDRLGVPHSESAFHERLQAALYQHALVLLRRGVDVILEDGLWMKAERAQKFADTRSCGALIDLHVFDVDYDTLWTRLQKRNEEGASGAAPITSERLRSAWDLFEPVSAEELLRVDSHRTHSGGFE; translated from the coding sequence GTGGCGACACTCACCTTGTTCTCCGGCCTGCCAGGTTCGGGCAAGACGACGCTCGCGCGTCGCCTCGAAGCTGAAGGCAAAGGCGTCCGCCTCGCTACGGATGAGTGGCAGGACCGGCTGGGCGTCCCGCATTCCGAGAGCGCGTTTCACGAGCGGCTACAAGCCGCGCTGTACCAACACGCCCTCGTCCTGCTGCGGCGAGGTGTCGATGTGATTCTCGAAGACGGCCTGTGGATGAAGGCTGAACGGGCCCAGAAGTTCGCCGACACCCGCTCCTGCGGCGCACTCATCGACCTTCACGTGTTCGACGTCGACTACGACACGCTGTGGACCCGCTTGCAGAAGCGCAACGAGGAAGGCGCTTCCGGGGCCGCGCCGATCACGTCGGAGCGCCTTCGTTCGGCTTGGGACTTGTTCGAACCCGTGTCTGCCGAGGAGCTGTTGCGGGTCGACTCCCACAGGACACACTCGGGGGGCTTCGAGTGA
- a CDS encoding phosphotransferase: protein MEDAEIPLAGGNASEAVVRVGDTVRKPWSDSTPSVAQFMAHLRAQGIDVPAWRGRDDRGRQVLEHVPGELAMHVGPLDEDALVRVGRMVRSIHDGSVGFTPDTAAWDVLIPPPTSADLVCHNDLAPWNLVLGDRWVFIDWDGAGPSTRLWDLAYSAQAFAGLEAGQPVSSAAERLRWFVDGYGATDDIRAALPTTMVHRATAMWALLRDANASGREPWSSMFDNGHGTHWWAASEYIAAHLSAWTAALTGDA, encoded by the coding sequence ATGGAAGACGCCGAGATTCCGCTGGCGGGCGGTAACGCGTCCGAAGCGGTGGTGCGTGTGGGTGACACTGTCAGGAAGCCCTGGTCCGACTCCACTCCGTCGGTCGCGCAGTTCATGGCGCATCTCCGCGCCCAGGGCATCGACGTCCCCGCGTGGCGGGGGCGCGACGACCGCGGGCGGCAGGTGCTTGAGCATGTGCCGGGCGAGCTCGCGATGCACGTCGGCCCGCTCGATGAGGACGCTCTGGTGCGGGTCGGACGGATGGTGCGGTCCATCCACGACGGGAGCGTCGGCTTCACTCCGGACACGGCGGCCTGGGATGTTCTGATTCCGCCGCCGACGAGCGCCGACCTCGTCTGCCACAACGACCTCGCGCCGTGGAACCTCGTCCTCGGCGACCGGTGGGTGTTCATCGACTGGGATGGAGCTGGCCCGAGCACCCGGCTCTGGGACCTCGCGTACTCCGCGCAGGCCTTCGCTGGATTGGAGGCAGGGCAGCCCGTCTCGTCGGCCGCGGAACGACTCCGCTGGTTCGTCGACGGGTACGGCGCGACCGACGACATCCGGGCGGCCCTGCCCACGACCATGGTTCACCGTGCCACGGCGATGTGGGCGCTGCTCCGCGACGCGAACGCGAGCGGCCGGGAACCCTGGTCGTCGATGTTCGACAACGGTCACGGCACCCATTGGTGGGCCGCGAGCGAATACATCGCCGCGCACCTGAGCGCGTGGACGGCGGCCCTCACCGGTGACGCCTGA
- a CDS encoding GNAT family N-acetyltransferase, protein MTLVVFPLPSGVRGHVEDVVVDERMRGRGGARLLLQHMTDPGAAFGLPTVDLTSRPSRESALRLYEQVGFVRRDTNVLWFTPPPP, encoded by the coding sequence GTGACGCTGGTGGTGTTCCCGCTGCCGTCCGGTGTGCGCGGCCATGTCGAGGATGTCGTCGTGGATGAGCGCATGCGCGGTCGCGGTGGCGCACGGCTGCTGCTGCAGCACATGACGGACCCGGGGGCAGCGTTCGGACTTCCAACGGTCGACCTGACGTCGCGGCCGTCGCGGGAGTCCGCGCTTCGACTGTACGAGCAGGTCGGATTCGTCCGCCGGGACACGAACGTGCTCTGGTTCACCCCGCCCCCGCCCTGA
- a CDS encoding alcohol dehydrogenase catalytic domain-containing protein, with the protein MTAPFVFACGTCDECRAGATQVCTCQEQPGFTLPGSFAEQVVVAHADLNLVPLPDAIGFVEAAGLGCRL; encoded by the coding sequence GTGACCGCGCCGTTCGTGTTCGCCTGTGGCACGTGCGACGAGTGCCGCGCCGGGGCGACGCAGGTGTGCACGTGTCAGGAGCAGCCGGGGTTCACGCTGCCCGGGTCGTTCGCCGAGCAGGTGGTGGTCGCGCACGCCGACCTCAACCTCGTGCCGCTGCCCGACGCGATCGGGTTCGTCGAGGCCGCGGGGCTCGGCTGCCGCTTGTGA
- a CDS encoding ribbon-helix-helix domain-containing protein, translating to MKTYKTKGTTFTDADLDRWADEADAGFPNAQFGPSHAGSPARPGRPKTLGDDVTRITVRVNSRERSILKAKADARHLSTSALLREMINNL from the coding sequence ATGAAGACGTACAAGACAAAGGGCACCACGTTTACGGACGCGGACCTCGACCGCTGGGCCGACGAAGCCGACGCGGGGTTCCCCAACGCGCAGTTCGGTCCGTCGCATGCCGGGAGCCCGGCGCGACCCGGACGACCAAAGACGCTCGGTGACGACGTCACCCGCATCACCGTTCGCGTGAACAGCCGAGAGCGGAGCATCTTGAAAGCGAAGGCGGATGCTCGGCATCTCAGCACTTCCGCGCTGCTTCGCGAGATGATCAACAACCTCTGA
- a CDS encoding glycoside hydrolase family 31 protein — MSDSVTQPTPDATPTALPVIRPLPGAAPRARDDQQVHGDGWRITVLADGLFRVERSADGGFEDRASTFAIRRDLPAVPFDVERSGRGVVVTTARARLRYDGGPFSASGLLVEMIGADTGRWRYGEPTRDLGGTARTLDDVDGRTDLEPGVVAPDGIAVVDDATSFLFEDDGWVGVRGADREDLYVFAYGRDYPAAVSALYAVSGPPTRLPRWALGNWWSRYHPYTADSYLSLMDRFDDEGVPFSVAVIDMDWHRVDSVPSRFGNGWTGYSWERSLFPDPEAFLTALHERGMRTTLNLHPADGVRAFEDAYPTMARALGVDPETERPLPFAPTDRAFLESYFRDLHDPLEDQGVDFWWIDWQQGRTSDLPGVDPLWVLNHFHHLDAARNGGPGMTFSRYAGPGSHRYAVGFSGDAVVSWASLAFQPEFTATAANIGYAWWSHDIGGHTRGVRDDELATRWVQFGVFSPIMRLHSANNPFIRKEPWSFPPEHRAAMDDALRFRHRMVPYLHTMNHAAAAGTPLVRPMYHLEPRRSEAYRVPNEYAFGSELLVAPITEPRDPASLLGSVRAWLPAGTWTDVFTGTVYRGDRSIAFHRPTASIPVLLRAGGILPLDAGPDLDATRNPSELEVLVAPAASGTFVLAEDAEDDDAGAAAAGPAVRTELTWDLPTRTFRIGPAEGRGDLVPPVRTWTLTVLAALPDGPVTVDGAEVAVTGVDGRWSVTATVPSDVGAVVRIAGEVRVGPDRRAAARTVLADAQMGNPEKLEAWEIIAGDRPVVDRLAELDAVALPQAVRAALTELLGAVVGQVPPGDVS, encoded by the coding sequence ATGTCCGACTCCGTCACGCAGCCCACGCCCGATGCCACTCCGACCGCGCTGCCCGTCATCCGGCCGCTGCCCGGCGCCGCGCCGCGGGCGCGCGACGACCAGCAGGTCCACGGCGACGGCTGGCGCATCACGGTGCTCGCCGACGGGCTGTTCCGCGTCGAACGGTCGGCCGACGGCGGGTTCGAGGACCGGGCCTCCACGTTCGCGATCCGACGCGACCTGCCGGCCGTGCCGTTCGACGTCGAGCGGTCCGGCCGGGGCGTCGTCGTGACCACGGCCCGGGCACGGCTGCGGTACGACGGCGGCCCGTTCTCGGCGAGCGGGCTGCTCGTCGAGATGATCGGCGCGGACACCGGCCGGTGGCGGTACGGCGAGCCGACGCGGGACCTCGGCGGGACGGCGCGGACGCTCGACGACGTCGACGGCCGGACGGACCTCGAACCGGGCGTCGTCGCCCCCGACGGCATCGCCGTGGTCGACGACGCCACCTCGTTCCTGTTCGAGGACGACGGCTGGGTCGGCGTGCGTGGCGCCGATCGCGAGGACCTCTACGTGTTCGCGTACGGCCGCGACTACCCGGCCGCCGTCTCGGCGCTGTACGCGGTCTCGGGACCGCCCACGCGCCTCCCGCGATGGGCACTCGGCAACTGGTGGAGCCGGTACCACCCGTACACAGCCGACAGCTACCTGTCGCTCATGGACCGGTTCGACGACGAGGGCGTCCCGTTCTCCGTCGCCGTGATCGACATGGACTGGCACCGCGTCGACTCCGTGCCGTCGCGGTTCGGGAACGGGTGGACCGGCTACTCGTGGGAGCGCTCGCTGTTCCCCGATCCCGAGGCGTTCCTCACCGCCCTGCACGAGCGCGGCATGCGGACGACCCTCAACCTGCACCCCGCCGACGGCGTCCGGGCGTTCGAGGACGCCTACCCGACGATGGCGCGGGCGCTCGGGGTCGACCCGGAGACGGAGCGCCCGCTGCCCTTCGCGCCGACGGACCGCGCGTTCCTCGAGTCCTACTTCCGCGACCTGCACGACCCGCTCGAGGACCAGGGCGTCGACTTCTGGTGGATCGACTGGCAGCAGGGGCGCACCTCCGACCTGCCGGGGGTCGACCCGCTCTGGGTGCTCAACCACTTCCACCACCTCGACGCCGCCCGGAACGGCGGCCCCGGGATGACGTTCTCGCGGTACGCGGGGCCCGGCAGCCACCGGTACGCCGTCGGGTTCTCGGGCGACGCGGTCGTGTCGTGGGCGTCGCTGGCGTTCCAGCCCGAGTTCACGGCGACCGCCGCCAACATCGGCTACGCGTGGTGGAGCCACGACATCGGCGGGCACACCCGCGGCGTGCGCGACGACGAGCTGGCGACGCGCTGGGTGCAGTTCGGGGTGTTCTCGCCGATCATGCGGCTGCACTCCGCCAACAACCCGTTCATCCGCAAGGAGCCGTGGTCGTTCCCGCCGGAGCACCGCGCCGCCATGGACGACGCCCTCCGGTTCCGTCACCGGATGGTGCCCTACCTGCACACGATGAACCACGCGGCGGCGGCCGGCACCCCGCTCGTCCGGCCGATGTACCACCTCGAGCCGCGCCGGAGCGAGGCCTACCGCGTCCCGAACGAGTACGCGTTCGGCTCCGAGCTGCTCGTCGCGCCGATCACCGAGCCGCGCGACCCGGCCTCGCTGCTCGGGAGCGTCCGGGCCTGGCTGCCCGCCGGGACCTGGACCGACGTGTTCACCGGGACGGTCTACCGCGGTGACCGGAGCATCGCGTTCCACCGGCCGACCGCGTCGATCCCCGTCCTCCTGCGCGCCGGCGGGATCCTGCCGCTCGACGCGGGTCCCGACCTCGACGCGACCCGGAACCCGAGCGAGCTCGAGGTGCTCGTCGCGCCGGCGGCCTCCGGGACGTTCGTGCTGGCGGAGGACGCCGAGGACGACGACGCGGGCGCTGCCGCCGCCGGTCCGGCCGTCCGGACCGAGCTCACCTGGGACCTCCCGACCCGCACGTTCCGCATCGGGCCCGCGGAGGGCCGGGGCGACCTGGTCCCGCCCGTCCGGACGTGGACGCTCACCGTCCTCGCCGCCCTGCCGGACGGACCGGTGACCGTCGACGGCGCCGAGGTCGCCGTCACCGGGGTGGACGGGCGCTGGAGCGTGACCGCGACCGTCCCGTCCGACGTCGGTGCCGTCGTCCGCATCGCGGGGGAGGTCCGGGTCGGCCCCGACCGACGCGCCGCGGCCCGCACCGTGCTCGCCGACGCGCAGATGGGCAACCCCGAGAAGCTCGAGGCGTGGGAGATCATCGCCGGTGACCGGCCCGTCGTGGACCGGCTCGCGGAGCTCGACGCCGTGGCGCTGCCGCAGGCGGTCCGGGCGGCGCTCACCGAGTTGCTCGGGGCGGTGGTTGGGCAGGTGCCTCCGGGCGATGTGTCCTGA
- a CDS encoding carbohydrate ABC transporter permease, with amino-acid sequence MAGSSAGRPTTTRRRRRLGRTNWPLTVLLILASLTVLAPLWVTLSMAFKTSAQSVDGNAFSFPAPFNPASFAQAWRLTHFPVSFGLSLGVAAITVVLTLFLSSLAAFAIARNWDKRIYRWSLYYLLAALFLPFPVVALPQIQLTALTGLDNPVGVGILHAMFQLSFSVLLYSAYLRSLPIELEESARIDGATTWQIFWRIVLPLLGPMNATVGIFAFLASWNDFMMPSLITADPSLQTLPVVQNIFQSQFGTNYNVAFASYLMAMAPTIVVYLFAQRWVISGVTQGAVKH; translated from the coding sequence ATGGCCGGCTCCAGCGCCGGCCGCCCCACCACCACGCGTCGGCGTCGTCGGCTCGGCCGCACGAACTGGCCGCTGACCGTCCTGCTCATCCTGGCGTCGTTGACGGTGCTGGCCCCGCTGTGGGTCACGCTGTCGATGGCGTTCAAGACGAGTGCGCAGTCGGTGGACGGGAACGCGTTCTCGTTCCCGGCGCCGTTCAACCCCGCGAGCTTCGCGCAGGCGTGGCGGCTCACGCACTTCCCGGTGTCGTTCGGCCTGTCGCTCGGCGTCGCCGCGATCACGGTCGTCCTGACGCTGTTCCTCAGCTCGCTCGCCGCGTTCGCGATCGCCCGCAACTGGGACAAGCGGATCTACCGCTGGTCGCTGTACTACCTGCTCGCCGCGCTGTTCCTGCCGTTCCCGGTGGTCGCCCTGCCGCAGATCCAGCTCACGGCGTTGACCGGCCTCGACAACCCCGTCGGCGTCGGCATCCTGCACGCGATGTTCCAACTGTCGTTCAGCGTGCTGCTCTACTCGGCGTACCTCCGCTCGCTGCCGATCGAGCTCGAGGAGAGCGCCCGCATCGACGGCGCGACGACGTGGCAGATCTTCTGGCGCATCGTGCTGCCGCTGCTCGGTCCGATGAACGCCACGGTCGGCATCTTCGCGTTCCTGGCGTCGTGGAACGACTTCATGATGCCGTCGCTCATCACCGCGGACCCGAGCCTGCAGACCCTGCCGGTCGTGCAGAACATCTTCCAGAGCCAGTTCGGCACGAACTACAACGTCGCGTTCGCGTCGTACCTCATGGCCATGGCGCCGACCATCGTCGTGTACCTGTTCGCCCAGCGCTGGGTGATCAGCGGCGTGACGCAGGGCGCCGTCAAGCACTGA